The Dokdonia donghaensis DSW-1 DNA window AATCATTTACTGTCTATCAAGAAAAAGCACAGAAAATCTCGCGGCCAAACTTAAGAGTAACGGGCACAACGCCGCCGCCTACCACGCAGGTATGAGTGCAGAGCAACGCTCAAAAGTGCAAGAAGATTTTATAAACGATACCACACCTATAATTTGTGCAACAATTGCCTTTGGGATGGGTATTGACAAGAGTAACGTGCGCTGGGTGATACACTATAATATGCCTAAAAATCTTGAAGGATATTATCAAGAAATAGGAAGAGCAGGCCGTGATGGTTTACCCTCACACACCGTGCTTTTTTACAGCTATGCAGACACGATGCAGCTACGCCAGTTTATAGATGGAGCAAAAAATGCCGACTACCAGATGGCTAAGCTTGACCGTATGCAGCAATATGCAGAGGCCCTAAGCTGTAGGCGTAAGGTTCTTATAAACTACTTTGGCGAGTTTTTATCGCAAGACTGTGGAAACTGTGACATTTGTAAAAATGCACCCGCATATTTTGACGGCACTGTACTTACTCAAAAAGTACTTTCCGGGGTGGCGCGTATGCAACAAAAGGAAGCAATGGGTACCGTGATAGACGTTTTACGAGGTTCTCAAAACGCCCAAGTGTATGACAAAGGGTATCAGAATATAAAAACTTACGGCGCTGCAAAGGATGTCTCTTGGCGAGATCTTCAGCAGTATGTGATACAAATGATTAATCAAGGATTGTTAGAAATACGCTTTCGCGAAAGCGGAAGACTTCTCCTCACACCGCTTTCTAAAGAAGTTTTATACGACGGTAAAAAGATACAACTCGCAAAACCTAGCAAGGCAAAAGCCGAACCGATTACTAAAGAACGTAAGCCTAAAAAACCAAAAGGCTCTCTTTTTGAAAAACTACGAGAGCTAAGAGCCGAACTAGCTAGAGAGGCAAATGTTGCGGCTTATATTGTATTCTCAGATGCGTCTCTTAAAGATATGGAAGACCAAGAACCTGTGACTCAAAAACAGTTTTTAGACATACAAGGTGTAGGCCAGGCTAAAATGGAAAAATATGGCGCCGACTTTTTAAAACTCATCAAAGAACACCTCAAAAAATCAAAACCTAAAAGCGGTAGCAAAACGTATCTTGAGACTAAAAACCTCATCCAGCAAGGCCTCTCACTTGAAGAAATTGCAGAGACTCGCAAGCTCACCATAGGCTCTGTGTATAATCACCTCATAAAGCTGCACGAAGAGGGAATGGAGATAGATTTTTACCAGTTCATACAGCCCGTAGAGGTCAAGCAAGTACACGACGCCATCTTAAAAGTGGCAGATCCAGACAAGCTCAAATCTTTTTATGAATACTTCAAAGAGGAGATGCCGTACTGGAAAATAAGGCTAGCGCTATTTTTAAAGGGTAGGTAGTTTTCTTTTTTACCTATTTTTATGGCTATGAAAGAATTTACGCTTTCGCGAAAAATAGGTTTTATCACAGGCCCGTTACTTTGCATCATCATACTGGCATTACCTTTTGATATTATCAACCCAGCGATAGATAAAGTGGTTGCCATTGCCTTATGGATGATTATCTGGTGGATTACAGAAGCTGTTTCTATTTCTGTAACGGCGTTAATTCCTTTAGCACTATTTCCACTACTTGGTATAGGTACTATAAAAGAAGTTGCAAGCAACTATGCAAACCCTATTGTGTATCTATTTTTTGGTGGATTTGTGATTGCTCTAGCACTAGAAAAAGTACAACTGCACAAGCGTATTGCGTTATCTATTCTTAAAATTACGGGCACAAAGGCAAACGGTATCATCTTAGGTTTTATGATTGCCACTGGCCTTATGAGTATGTGGATTTCAAACACGGCAAGTACTGTAGTGATGCTGCCCATAGCTGTATCTGTTATACAGCTTCTCATAGATGACGAAGATGGATTTACAAAAAACGATCGCAACTTTGCGCTTAGTATTATGCTAGGCATCGCCTTTGGCGCAAACATAGGTGGGATGGCGACCTTGATAGGCACACCACCTAACTCTGTAATGCTTGCCTTTTTAAATAAAAATTATAATGTAGATATAGGCTTTTTTCAATGGATGAAAATGGGCGTTCCCTTTTCTATCTTATTGATGACTATTACCCACTTTATGATTACCCGCGTCTTTTATCGCAACGGGCTAGGCACCATAGGGAAGTCTGCAAATATTATTCAAACCGAACTGGATAAACTAGGTCCTATCTCAAAGGGTGAGAAAGTAGTTTTAGCCATATTCCTCATTACAGCAATCTCGTGGATGTTGCGCTCGTATTTAAACAACCTGCTACCAGATATTACCCTTACAGACACAACCATTTCTGTCATTGCCGCACTACTTATGTTTATAGTACCTATTGATTATAAGAAAGGTTCTTTTCCGCTCAATTGGGAAGATACTTCGCGATTACCTTGGGGAATTCTCATTCTCTTTGGCGGTGGTCTTGCACTCGCTTCTGGACTATCGCAATCTGGTTTTATAGATATGATAGGAGATTACATCTCACAGCAAGAAGACTGGAGTATGTGGGTGGTGACTGCCGTGCTTATTTTCTTAATGCTTTTTATGACCGAGTTAATGAGTAATGTAGCCCTCGTGACCATACTCGTACCTCTTGTGGTAGGTATTGCCATCGGGATGGATGTGCCTATGCTACAGATGGTCATTCCCGTAACCCTTGCTTCTAGTTGTGCTTTTATGCTCCCTATGGCTACACCGCCTAATGCGATTGTATTTGCTAGTGGTCACGTACGCGTAGACCAGATGGCACGTGTGGGCGTGGTTTTAAATCTTATTTCTGTGGGCTTACTCTTTGCGCTGGCATATTATGTGATACCGGTATTGTTTTAAAATCACGCTTTCGCGAAAGCGTACTCGTATCATAGCTCCGTAGGTTGAATACCACTTACACGTATCCCCAGTTCTGTGAGTGTTTTGGTTTTCTTTTCATTACCCGTGATCATCGTGATGGAATTTACTTCTAGATGCTTCAAAATCTTTGCTGCTGCCG harbors:
- the recQ gene encoding DNA helicase RecQ, translated to MTNSALPTQQDLHKLLKTHFGYDGFRPNQQEIIESICNGQDALVIMPTGGGKSMCFQLPALALDGVALVISPLIALMKDQVDALRANGIKAAYYNSTQPPEETQKVLADLQHNALDLIYVAPESLQLLDPVLSTIKISLIAIDEAHCISSWGHDFRPAYTQLGYLKRRYPETPLVALTATADRSTQDDIAQQLSIPQAKKYISSFDRPNLYLDVRPGQKRNEQILDFLEDHPFESGIIYCLSRKSTENLAAKLKSNGHNAAAYHAGMSAEQRSKVQEDFINDTTPIICATIAFGMGIDKSNVRWVIHYNMPKNLEGYYQEIGRAGRDGLPSHTVLFYSYADTMQLRQFIDGAKNADYQMAKLDRMQQYAEALSCRRKVLINYFGEFLSQDCGNCDICKNAPAYFDGTVLTQKVLSGVARMQQKEAMGTVIDVLRGSQNAQVYDKGYQNIKTYGAAKDVSWRDLQQYVIQMINQGLLEIRFRESGRLLLTPLSKEVLYDGKKIQLAKPSKAKAEPITKERKPKKPKGSLFEKLRELRAELAREANVAAYIVFSDASLKDMEDQEPVTQKQFLDIQGVGQAKMEKYGADFLKLIKEHLKKSKPKSGSKTYLETKNLIQQGLSLEEIAETRKLTIGSVYNHLIKLHEEGMEIDFYQFIQPVEVKQVHDAILKVADPDKLKSFYEYFKEEMPYWKIRLALFLKGR
- a CDS encoding SLC13 family permease codes for the protein MKEFTLSRKIGFITGPLLCIIILALPFDIINPAIDKVVAIALWMIIWWITEAVSISVTALIPLALFPLLGIGTIKEVASNYANPIVYLFFGGFVIALALEKVQLHKRIALSILKITGTKANGIILGFMIATGLMSMWISNTASTVVMLPIAVSVIQLLIDDEDGFTKNDRNFALSIMLGIAFGANIGGMATLIGTPPNSVMLAFLNKNYNVDIGFFQWMKMGVPFSILLMTITHFMITRVFYRNGLGTIGKSANIIQTELDKLGPISKGEKVVLAIFLITAISWMLRSYLNNLLPDITLTDTTISVIAALLMFIVPIDYKKGSFPLNWEDTSRLPWGILILFGGGLALASGLSQSGFIDMIGDYISQQEDWSMWVVTAVLIFLMLFMTELMSNVALVTILVPLVVGIAIGMDVPMLQMVIPVTLASSCAFMLPMATPPNAIVFASGHVRVDQMARVGVVLNLISVGLLFALAYYVIPVLF